GGGTTGGGCAGAGACAATTTTAATGTACTAATTAGGGTTCCCAAAGTGTTTAGACGTTCAACTAGGAAATGATTTGTCATGTTCTATATTTGCCGAGAGTCATATTCACTTAATTGATTAgattttcaacaatccttgaaaattttcagagATGATTTTATCAAAGCTCAACCAAAGTCAAAAGAGTAGTTTAATCTCATTTAGGATCGGGTGTATACAATAGGCCAATTGAGTTTGGACTTATTCATGACATGTGAGATTATTAGAAGCCCAAAATAGCAACAACCACATGAATCTTAagcaagaaaatggaagatgggttAACTATCTTAACCTACTTCTAACGTGGGTTTGGGCAAAGTTAAATTGGTGGCAAGTTTTGCTTTGCTATAAAATGTCATTCTACTAAGTAGGTGAGCCAAGGATTTGGTTGAACTTTTCCAGGCCAAATTTCTCATATAGCCCATATATGTGATCAATGGGCTACACTAGATGACTCAATTCTAGTTGACCTAAaagccaacaaaaaaaaaagaagtaatagGAGGTAAATTCTAAATATAGACACAATGTATATAATGTTCGTAGTCATTAATTGTGTAGGGTTGGGCATTCCTTTCGCCTTGCAAATTCCAtttttaaacatgtttttaatTATATCAGGTTTGAGTTGTGCTGGTTAAGCCCGATCTGATTACGACAAAATAGGTTTGGGTCAAATCATGCAGGGTTTGATTAATTATAAACGAGTCTACTCTAGCAACCAGGTAAAGGTTGTTGGGTGAGTTTGGGTCAGAGTTCTTGACCGATTTAGTACAGTAAATGGATTAGGCTTGGGCTTGATAAGGATAAATTCCTTTCAAATTTCTTAACCAGTTCTCAAGCTTATAAATTTCTACTTATTACATCCCTGCAATCGTGGAAGTCTAGCTCATCGCCAAAGACTTTAATTAGGTTGTATACGCCTCAATTTCTCTAAAACCTTCAACTTAATTACTAAGCTTGTTAATATTCACATTATTTTCATTTTGGCAATGGTAAGAGGTTGACTTATCAAATAATTGATGTTAAAATTACCTTCTTAAATAGGTTTTTCAAACAATTCATCTTCACGGAGCAGCTGCCTAATTTTGTTGATCCACACTGTCACACTCATGTCTATAAATTAACCACGACTTTATACGGTCTCAAAGAGGCTCAACgagcctggttttttttttttatttttaaaactacTTGCCCATCATCCCTGGGCTTTCTTTTCTAGCGtggttgatagtcgttctttgttCATCACTGTTCTCACGATATTATTATTCTTCTACTATATGTGGATAGTATTACAGGCACCAATTATAGTTCTGGATTTCTTAACTGGTTTATTTCTTCTCTAAACTCACATTTTGCAAGGAATGATCTCGACATCTTACGTTACTCTCTTAGCATTGAAGAGACTTAGCTCTATAATGATCTATATATAATTATCTTATCCAAGTATGCCCATGATCTTATTAACTGTTATCAAATGAGTAGCTGTAAGATCATTTCTACACCAATGGCCCTTCAACAATATACTTTATtggatcctcttttttttttctttttttttctttttttacagaAGTATAACTGGTGCACTCTGATACATTATTATTGCTAGGCTCAACATATCTTATAGTGTCAACACTGTTCATTAAAGTATGTGAAGGCCTGCTATAGGAGAGGAGATTGGCAAGCTCACCTAAATGGTATTTTGGATTTTGGTGCCCATGGCCATTCACATAGTTTCCTAGGATCTCAATTAACTTTTTTAATGTTGACTAGGCAGGGTGTCTAAAAATCAACCGATCTACTACAAATTTTTCTATCTTTCTTGACTTCGATTGTATTTTATGGAGTCCCAAGAAGCAACATACAATACCTCAATCTAGTGCCATGGTTGAAAATAGATCAATAGCTTTTATTGCCACTGAAATTACTCAAGTCGCTTTGATCATCTGAGATGTTGGTAGTTTTTTATCAGCTTcctattatattttataataatattagttCTCTGCACATGATGGTGAACCCTGCATTTTGTACTCTGTGAAGAATATCGATTTTAACTATCATTTCGCGTTGGAGACTTTAGTAACCTGGAATATCCCTTCCTAAAATTAAATGTACATATGTTCACAACACCTAACACGTGATTCGTTCCTCATGCTTTATTTAAGACTTGGCCTTTGGTTTGCTACTCGGCTGAGTGATAAAGATAAACCCCTTTCAAAGATTTTGAATCTCCCTCTCCCAGGATAGCAATCATCCAATGGTCGTATGCCCTAACGTTatgtttcttttttctctttttgtatttttcttgtgTCAATATAAATTTTTCCATAAAGACTTAATAGCTTTTCATTCCACTTGTCGGGTTTTGTATGAATATATAATTTTCTACAAAAACTTAGGAGTCATTTTGAACTATGAACTTgggggggtttcaaatcctccggttgtttggcaccataaagtaaacgggggtttcaaatccccctaatagaggttttgaaatctaaggtaAGACCTTGGATTACAATTAAAATTATTCCCATAATTGtatgtataacatgtgtatcactagactTGGACATGGGCCACTTATGATATCCCGAAATAATTAgactatcaattgcatcactataattactttaatacgatgatcagcaccatccaaacattattcatgtaaatcaacaattaaaaatcattggttagtcacttggacgtGATCTTGTGCCTTGTGGCACATCCAAGActttgaatttcatcattttttttggcaaaataaatatttcagcgggcttattacaaccattatgtcaaaaattacataagttcactaattagagatattaaagttgatttagtaattaaattcaaacccttacaTATATACAATGAATggttacttttggattaaagttgattctcaatccagggtgccaaacacagcaACAGGATTTCAAAtgcaggggtttcaaatccagggttcCGAGTCCATGGGATTTCAGATATATCCATGCTCCCAAAACAGTCCCTTAATAGCTCCTCTTGTCAGGTTAAGGGAGAATTCTAAAAAATCTCcatctctatagattttaggGTCGACCCCGACCAGACCAATTACAATCCACTGTCAACTCTACCCACGATCCTTACCATGCATCCAATTGGTACAGCCCTACTAAAGTATTTTATGCAGCTGACATTTGATTTTTATGCATCTGTCATTGCATCCATCCCTGACCGGCATGTAACAAAAAATGCAGTATGTTAGATATACACacgacggtggggcctacctcttGAAGGCTTCCACTCATTCATTAGACAGCACTACCAGTCCTCGCAACGTgattgatttttcttgaaaaaaaaaaactgagttaTTTTGATATACATCGTAATATATTCACAAATATACTGTCCTGATCCACGTATTCCATTCCCACCCTTCCATTCCACATGAAAGGATAACAAGTCAATGCCCAAGGCTGCGTTTGGATATAAAACTGAATCGAATTGCAAATCATATCCCTCTTTAGGGACTGTTTGCAATCCAATTCaatagagcatccaaacacagcacTAAGCAGCGCACGAGGCCCGGTCTCCAGGTGCTCCGTCATCCTCGTTGCTAACGTAAGCCGCCAGGTTCATGTACCCATCCAGCTCCTTCCTCTCCCGCCACCTGGCCCTGCATATCACACAGCTGGCAGCCCTCCGCCCCCTGCTCCTCTTCCACTTCAGAAAACACTCGTCGTGCAGCGAGTTCCTGCACACCGCGCAAGCCACCagcctctcttccttcctcatctGCTCCATGCAAACGGGACACGTGGAATCATCCGGTAACTCTATCGTGTGCGGTAGGCCGAAGGATCCCCTAGACTCTGAGAATAGCTGGTGGAATCTCTCACGTGCGCGGGGCCCGGCGAGCGTGTCAAGGGATACAGGCGTGCGGAGTAGGCGGCTGAGCTGGCACGGACGGAGGGTCCTCCTCCGCAGACACGTGTCGTCGAGGGAGAGACCGAGGACACGTAGGAGGACGAAGAGTATGTGCTTGCACGGGGTTGTACGGTCGGGGCACGTGCAAGAAGGGGCGACGGAGAGGGTGACGGTGTAGACGTTGCCGGTTGCGCCGAGGACGAAGAAATCGGCGTCTGATCGGTGGAGGAGACGTAGGTGATGACGGAGGGCTCGGATTATCCGGTCCGCGAAGGGTTGGGTGGGGTTGAACCGGGCGGGGGACGGCTGATCGGGTGGACGCGAACTGGAGGCAGCAGGCTCCATGATCAAAGGTCGGGGGGTCCGGTCCGGTCCCAGCATGCGATTCGATACCGCGACAATTGCTTTTTGTAGGGGGAGACTGAGAAAGAGGAGTTTTGGGTTTGTACGGATACGTTGAGTGGTGTACAGGCCTACGTGAGGGATGGCCGAGGGCAGAGGTAAATACTCTGGGTTGGGTTTGGAACTGTTGGATGCCGTCCAGGAAATGGTAAGATGATGGATTCAGCTTGTACAGCTGGGGCCCAGGGTTTGTCGATACGAACCTTTGGAGAATGGATTCTGCCATTGTACAACCtttccgctcatcaggtgggccacactgttggttgaaatcaatggacaacgACTTTACTTGAAAGTAGAAGTGTGGCCTACCTGTGGAGCGGTAATGATGGTCCACCGAGGGCAGATAGAAGGCcgatcttcatggtgggtcccatggatttCATGGTAACGATGCCTTTCATTCGGCATGCGCAAGTTCTGTGTAGATCTCCACGATTGAAAGaacgtggtttttttttttaaaaaaaaatataaattagaaagagaaaaggaagaaaggtcCCGACTGCTCTGATACTCGGCAGAGTGGAGTCGATGATACGCAGGCAATTGTGAATTACTTGAAAATTGCACAcggaaatataaaaattaaatttacatACACCATGAACTATTAGGgtggtgaacatttattggacgctTAGTAATGAAAATATCCACCCCTCGtgtttcaataaacaagtgtccgTAAATAAGAAGATGGGATTATACAATCTCCTGAATCACTCGTTTTATTTAGTGAGATGTGAGATTGCGTGACTCATGTTCAGCGTCTAAGTGCACACGCATCAAGTTTCGCACATGGCCGAGTATCAATAGAACTCTCCTTCCAAATGATATGGGCGCAGAGATGCACCGAATAAGACCATTGGCCATCTTTTGATTTGGGTCGTGTGGCTAGCCTTATGAGTGGCATAACCACGTATCGCGTGTGCACAGCACCCCACGTACGGATGCAAAAAAGGTAGCCCCTTCTGTTTTGGTAAGCAAAACGTGGCCATGGCtgatagggctgtacacgaaccaagttagctggGTTAGCTcgcccgactcgactcgaaaaagcctgATTTGACTCAGTTTGAAATGGAGTTCAAGtagagtcgagctaatttttttagcttgaaaaaatttcaaactgattTTGAGCTTGGCTGAGCTCAACTCAgcttggatcgaacccaactcgaatcgaatatggatcaaaccagttcgatgacttggttactttaatattgatattgctcaccaagtgtttgatgatatgACTTGATGAAGCTAGTGCGAGAAAAGTATGTATGTGAAAGAAGTACTTTTTTTACTTGATTTTGACATTGCCTacgaggtgtttgatgaaatacctgtaaaatcactGATGCTATTTTACATAAATAGTAATAATTTGAAAGTGCATCCATATGTTTTGAAAATGTTCTACAAGTGAACCTGGCTTAGTCTTGACTCGAAccggctcgagctgctgaccaaactgaaTTGAGCTAACCAGTCAGGCTTGAagaccgagccaagtcgagtttaGCATAAGCAAGACTCTacccgtgtacacctctagtggcTGATTAGCTGACTCGCATCGGGCAAGTCCActcgttaagtgggccacactgttaaaTCATCTATATCGTAATGGCTCATTTTGTCATTTTGATTAATGCTCCATATGAGGTGGGCCGCACGATTTGGATGGTACAGATGGGCAGGCCACTGTTTTCACCATTCTTTAAATTACAACAAACCGTCTGCCGCTCACTGGCACGCTTGTTGGAGGATCCCGAATTGTTCaaaaacagtggaccccacacttaTCTAATGATCAGAGCCAAACTCAAATAGTCCATATTGAATGggtgaaatcagatggttaagatcatccgacCAGCATGATTTGTGGCTACGCGGCACTGTAGCTGGGCATGATTTAGACTGTCTGAATCTACGTAAATGCATGCCACTTAACAACAAAGGGAGACCACTCATCACAAAGTACCTTGGCTAATTCCCAACCTCCATACAGGTGCCAACGTTGCACATATGCTCGAGATTTTAACCGTTCATCGAGTAGTTTGCATTTGGTAGCACTGGAGAACTGGCCCTGCAAAACCAGGTTAATCTGAACTGGAACaaataagattaaaaaataaataaaatctaagcAATCACAGAGAGCTTATGATTTTTTAGGTGAAAATTCCTTATGGTAAAAGAGTACAATATAAAGTAACGATTAATTTACTAttaacagcaaaaaaaaaataaaatcatagctTTCTTTCATTGGAGGCTCTCACAACATTAAAATACAACTTAAATTTGCAATTCCTTTAGCCTTAACATAACTAACTCTAAAAGCCACAATTTTTAgagaaaaatgtcaaaaatatCCCTTCAATGATTCATTAACACTTTAACCttgttagcatgtgaaacatGAATAACGTAAGTTCAAAAAAGTGAATAAACCTATAATAATTTACATATCACAATTTAACAGGTAGTTCAAAAAGCAGGCTAGTACAACTATCAAGTAAGCCACACATGGACGTTGAATGCGGACAACTGGTCATttcttctcatccacatgaagcCTATATGGTTAATGAGTAAAGCACGAAACTAAAAGAGTTTGCCTGATAAATGGCCCCAAAAGCCCACGAATAGGGTAGTACTCTCATCGGGACTTAGCTAGAGATGGACAAGGCTATTTGGGCTCTCAGAAGGTTACAAATTGGGAACTATGcccaatatatatatttatgtaggAAAGTAAGTTTCGAGGTGCGACAAAAGTTACTTGGCTTGAATTTGATTCGTCATTTTTTAGAGGATGTCCGTAGTACAATAAGAATACTAGACAATTAATTTTCAAGATATCCTCGAATGTTATCTCGTTACACCGGTGCACTCAACGTACGAAGACTTTAACCGTCACTGTATGCCTAATTCGAAAATTGAACCAAATTCGTTGCAAAGATTCGAAGTGAGAGAGATAAAGCCGAAACATTGAATCAAATATTTTAAATTCGAAATTAGAGAAGTCCATTATATAAACTTCAAAGGTTGTCTTGAATACACTGCACCATGTCCACAGCGCAACCTGGTGCACGCTTGTGTGGTTCATGGCATAGATTGAGACTGATGGTATAGCCTCCCAAACAACCGAATTCACGTGCCTCGTGAAATTAGTCTAAATCCCATACAAAATCTTCATCTCATAaacttaaaattttcttattgTTTATTGGATGTGGGATTAAACCCACCCCATTACAAGACAAAATgctttcatttcttctttgcaaaattttaagatttttttattttttttaaattttaaattatttatttatttattttgaaacacaaaataaataacattttacccatgcagtccatccattttgaaagatcattccAGGCATGAGCTAGAAAAGAAGGTagttcgaaggctcaagtggaccacgccaaagaaagcaatggggattgaactcctataATTGAAAATGCCTTAggactcaccgtgatgtttatttaccatctaacctgatATGCGCTTGATCCTTTACTTATGTGGTCTCTGGTTAGTTTTGGAAGGTAAGCTTTAAATTCATAtttcttcatgtggtgtggtccgtttgaAACTTCAATCTATTTCCGTTTAGGCTCATTTCCAAAGACGATCTTTCAAAATGCATGGTCAACATCCATAAAACGTATCCATGACGGTGGCTCCAGCCACGACATAACCTCCGAACGCGTGCTTGGGTAATGTAGGAGTCGACCAACCACACAATGCAGACATTCTGTGCCTGCCTACGACGCCTGATGCGAAGGCACTTAGAAATCGTATACgtggatgaattttttttttaatcgtccAGTAAATGTCCAGATATATAACAGTTAAATGACAAAAATAGAGTATTTTTTGGTTCCTGGCGCCTAAATTGGTtcccataaatttattttttttgccacgTACGCAACTTCCCACAAATTTATAGCTGCCTGCGTATTCTTTGtcacgctctgccagagtatcaaaactaTTTCTATCCTCGTATCATCGTGTAAGATAGACGATTCATCCCTCCTCGCTCTCTCTCGAAAATGCTCGATTCGTGGCGAAATCCTTCCCAACACTCCAAAAGCGTAACTCTCTCACTCTCAAGGAAGCGTAATCTCTCTTTCTACTTCCATTTGAATCAATATCTCACAGAATTTAAATTCCATTGCCTTGTGTTTTATTATGCCTCTCTATCCTTACAATATACCAGCAGCAACAACAGAAGAATCAAGAGCCATGGTTTGCAGTGAGCATAAAGCCCCAGAACATGATACCAGGTCTCATCATCGGTTTCCTTCTTGGGTTTTTGATAGATTTATCAGCACCCCACAAACGCAACACAAGAAACAATTCTTTTTCCAATTTGAAGAGGCAGCAACAGCTAATTTCAGATGGCTGTGATGAAGAGCTCAAAATGGTATCTGTATTTGTCCTCAAACCCTTCATAAACTTTAGAAATTTGAAGTTGGGTTCTCTTCTTTTGTTAGTTCTTGCTAAATGACTGTTCATGAGGGCCGACCTTTTGGCAATCCAGGTGTTTGTATGGCGGCCGCATAATGGATGGTAAGAAACCCAACCAAAATATCTCCCCAATTGGATGATTCTGACTGCTCGATTGGGCCGCCTGAATCTGTGCCCTTTGCTTTTATTGTCCATTTGCAAGATGCCAGTAGGAGGGCTCGGACCATCAGATAGGAAGATTTTGGGGCATGAACCATCCCATGATGTCTCACCAGGTGAACAGACTAGATTATGTAAATGTAGGTCCCACCGCTTCAATTACCTGGCAAAAAAGAAGAGGCACTATTACTTTTGATCGAGCATCATACAGTTCCTCAACATTTGGATTTTGGTGTAGCAAAATGGCAGAACTTAGGCTGAAATGAAAATGCAGCTCATTAAGTACCTTTGTTCTTTTGTTACTTTTCCTAATTTAGTTTGGTAAACTTGGATTGTTGAGTGACAGGTGGGTTTCTCTCGATTTTGATGATTGTCCAAGAAATCTATCTTTTAGACATTAGATTTATGAGAATAGATTATATGTAATTCTTGGGTAGGTTGTCATAACGATTGTGGTTGTGGTGGGTTTAGAGGAAATATTCAATTCCCTGGCCGAATTTAGGGGTTTTCATTTGGGCCCACATTCCTTTTTGGTGGACCACATTTtggtgatccataccattcatccgtGGCCGCATCTTCGGTGGAAGGTGCCGAAAGAAAACTAATCTTCAGACCACTCTAGTCATTTGATCATTGGCCTTCaaatcaaggtattccataacggtaacagtggctgtAACAGCCATCACCATTGCCTTTATGACATGGgctataatggccgttacggctgctctctctctctctctctctctctctctctctctctctctattgaacaaaaaactgaaaaacctatatctgcctcGTCATGGACCGTTACAACCTTTACGAGAGGCATAATGGGCTGTTACATGGGTTGTAATggcctttatgttttttttttccccgtaatggctgttatggcctttataacccataatgtgtaatggttgccacttcAACCTTTACGTAATGGTCTTTTtagccccgtaacggccgttacggccaatGTCGTCGAATTGCATATGTGATCACATCCACGTCCCTGTTACGGTTGCGAccgcatatttttatttttatttttttcaaaatttttcatatatatatatggaaaattttaaaaaaaatgtaaaaaaattataagaaactaaggggaacttttctaagttaatagataactaattttacatagttaaaatacatttgagagagaaaaaagcaATTAAACATCAAGTAATCAACATTCAATGATATAGTTagcaagaagtaacaacaaa
This region of Magnolia sinica isolate HGM2019 chromosome 1, MsV1, whole genome shotgun sequence genomic DNA includes:
- the LOC131219032 gene encoding uncharacterized protein LOC131219032, with product MLGPDRTPRPLIMEPAASSSRPPDQPSPARFNPTQPFADRIIRALRHHLRLLHRSDADFFVLGATGNVYTVTLSVAPSCTCPDRTTPCKHILFVLLRVLGLSLDDTCLRRRTLRPCQLSRLLRTPVSLDTLAGPRARERFHQLFSESRGSFGLPHTIELPDDSTCPVCMEQMRKEERLVACAVCRNSLHDECFLKWKRSRGRRAASCVICRARWRERKELDGYMNLAAYVSNEDDGAPGDRASCAA